aaatattttacatgtaaatctataacaataataatacagAAAATGATAAAAGTAAAAAGACGAGAATGAGTACATACCACACAAAATATAGCCCATGTAGTTTACATGTTTAATTGAtgaattttatcaaaacataaaaatcaagTTAGATCATCACAATTTATCCTTTATTCACTTATGGAAATATTTCAGCCGATATCGTATCAatgtaatcaataaaaataatggCTAATTTTACCAACGAGTTCTTTTGTCAGATTCGTTCCATGTTTTGTGGGGACCACTTTTACACTGGTAATTGATAGATATATTGTTAGTAGTGTGTTATAAAGAAGGTCAATGTGCGCCGCTTCCTTGTTCGAAAGACCATTCACGTCTCCAACAGGTCTGAATAAATTATAAAACGGAATTATTTCCCGGAGTGGTGTCGTAGCCGGGGTATGTCATGTTGATCGCAGTCCCTTTAGCGTTTGAATGGCGAGAACATAATACTCATTGCCTCACAGAATGGATCCATACAACAATGAATACACAGGCCGTACAACTTTTGCATGCACGCGCAGTTGATCTCGAGGAGTTTGAACATGGGTGTCACGTACCAGATATGTACGAATGATACATATGCGAACTCACATCCCCACTCTGCGGCGATACAGATCCCGAACATTGTGGTCAGAATGTAGTAACAAAGGTCCTTCCAGCAATTGAAGCATCTGTATGAACATTTCCAAACGCAGTCAAGACTGTGAGCGCCCTCTGGTTCTGCCAAAATATCCTCAAAAGTGACCTGAAAATCCACAAAACCGTCGAAATTAGACGAACTagtactataaatatataataaatgttttaaatacgTATGAAATACTACAAGAGTTGACAGAAGAACAGACAACATTCATTTGAATAGactgttttaaacaaaatgctTTAGCTAATAATAGAATTTTTGGAAATTATGATTATGTTAAAATGGTAGCCCATTCAACCT
Above is a window of Pecten maximus chromosome 7, xPecMax1.1, whole genome shotgun sequence DNA encoding:
- the LOC117331747 gene encoding caveolin-1-like — encoded protein: MTEELDMVNRDPNNINDHLKVTFEDILAEPEGAHSLDCVWKCSYRCFNCWKDLCYYILTTMFGICIAAEWGCEFAYVSFVHIWYVTPMFKLLEINCACMQKLYGLCIHCCMDPFCEAMSIMFSPFKR